The Trichosurus vulpecula isolate mTriVul1 chromosome 3, mTriVul1.pri, whole genome shotgun sequence genome includes a window with the following:
- the HTR4 gene encoding 5-hydroxytryptamine receptor 4, giving the protein MSVVVVMVMIMMVIDQWCSGEGFRYAEKIGLLIFLSAVILMAILGNLLVMVAVCRDRQLRKIKTNYFIVSLAFADLLVSVLVMPFGAIELVQDVWIYGEMFCLVRTSLDVLLTTASIFHLCCISLDRYYAICCQPLVYRNKMTPLRITLMLGGCWVIPMFISFLPIMQRWNNIGIIDLIEKRQFDQDSNSTYCIFMVNKPYAITCSVVAFYIPFILMVLAYYRIYVTAKEHARQIRLLQRAGTPAEGRREPPDQHSSHHRMKTETKAAKTLCIIMGCFCLCWAPFFVTNIIDPFVGYSVPAQLWTTFLWLGYINSGLNPFLYAFLNKAFRRAFLIILCCDEERYRRPSVLGQTVPCSTTTVNGSTHVLRKWIPFSVLYGKVTQLFKKPQREEREREHHRSNETMHLAASHPPESIKVSHCSERHSR; this is encoded by the exons ATGTCAGTGGTTGTAGtcatggtgatgataatgatggtaatTGACCAATGGTG TTCCGGGGAGGGTTTCAGGTATGCAGAGAAGATTGGGCTGCTCATCTTTCTCTCCGCAGTCATCCTAATGGCCATACTGGGGAACCTATTGGTGATGGTGGCTGTGTGCAGGGACAGACAACTCAG gaaaatcaaaacaaattatttcattgtctCCCTGGCCTTTGCGGATTTGCTCGTTTCTGTGCTGGTCATGCCCTTCGGTGCCATTGAACTGGTCCAAGATGTCTGGATTTATGGTGAGATGTTTTGCCTGGTCCGAACATCTCTAGATGTTCTGCTCACCACAGCCTCAATTTTCCACCTGTGCTGCATTTCACTAGACAG gTACTATGCCATTTGCTGCCAGCCTTTGGTCTATAGGAACAAGATGACCCCACTACGCATCACCCTGATGCTTGGAGGCTGTTGGGTAATCCccatgtttatttctttcctccccataATGCAACGCTGGAATAACATTGGCATAATAGACTTG ATAGAGAAGAGACAGTTTGACCAGGACTCAAACTCCACCTACTGTATCTTCATGGTCAACAAGCCCTATGCTATCACATGCTCTGTGGTGGCCTTCTATATCCCTTTTATTCTGATGGTCTTGGCCTACTACCGCATCTACGTCACTGCCAAGGAGCATGCCCGCCAGATCCGGCTCCTGCAGAGGGCCGGAACTCCGGCGGAAGGTCGCCGAGAACCCCCGGATCAACACAGCAGCCATCATCGCATGAAGACAGAGACTAAGGCTGCCAAGACCCTGTGCATCATCATGGGCTGTTTCTGCCTCTGCTGGGCCCCATTCTTTGTCACCAACATCATTGACCCGTTTGTGGGCTATAGTGTCCCTGCCCAGCTTTGGACCACGTTCCTCTGGCTCGGCTACATTAACTCAGGCCTCAACCCTTTTCTCTACGCTTTCCTGAATAAGGCATTTCGTCGAGCTTTCCTTATCATCCTGTGCTGTGATGAGGAACGTTATCGGAGACCTTCTGTCCTGGGTCAGACAGTCCCCTGTTCTACCACTACTGTCAATGGGTCCACACATGTGCTAAG gaagtGGATACCATTCTCTGTCCTGTATGGAAAAGTCACACAACTTTTCAAAAAGCCCCAAAG ggaagagagagagagagaacatcatCGCTCTAATGAAACAATGCATCTGGCGGCCAGCCATCCCCCAGAGTCAATCAAGGTTTCCCACTGTTCTGAGAGGCACAGCCGATGA